Proteins from one Bacteroidota bacterium genomic window:
- a CDS encoding N-acetylmuramidase family protein, whose product MLLLKQNSKGDAVVLLQELLQEAGYTIAVTGIMNTETVAAVKDFQLKNNLVSDGIVFTKTWTRLLQNSTLSLEKIDQKFLSESAIISLADQLGLETAVVKAVNKVESSGRGFLIDGRPKILFEGHIFWSELKKRKIDPAAIVAGNENVLYPKWTKKFYKGGAAEFDRLDQACNILNSSACVEAAHASASWGLFQIMGFHYASLGYNSVMDFVSEMKLSEDNHLKIFGKFLMVNKLIPYLQKKQWAEFARRYNGGGYKQNKYDEKLEKAYAEFSKGLV is encoded by the coding sequence ATGCTTTTACTAAAACAAAATTCTAAAGGTGATGCAGTTGTTTTATTGCAGGAACTTTTACAAGAAGCCGGTTACACAATCGCCGTTACCGGAATTATGAATACGGAAACAGTAGCCGCTGTTAAAGATTTTCAATTGAAAAATAATTTGGTTTCTGACGGCATTGTTTTTACAAAAACCTGGACTCGCCTTTTGCAAAATTCTACTTTGAGTCTGGAAAAAATAGATCAGAAATTTTTATCAGAATCTGCTATTATTTCTCTTGCAGATCAATTAGGTTTAGAAACTGCAGTTGTAAAAGCTGTGAATAAAGTAGAAAGCAGCGGACGTGGATTTTTAATTGATGGCAGACCAAAAATTTTATTTGAAGGACATATTTTCTGGAGTGAATTAAAGAAACGAAAAATTGATCCGGCAGCAATAGTTGCGGGAAATGAAAATGTATTGTATCCTAAATGGACAAAGAAATTTTATAAAGGTGGCGCAGCAGAATTCGATCGCTTAGATCAGGCTTGTAACATATTAAATAGCTCTGCTTGTGTGGAAGCTGCACATGCAAGTGCAAGTTGGGGACTGTTTCAAATTATGGGTTTTCATTATGCTTCATTAGGATATAATTCGGTTATGGATTTTGTAAGCGAAATGAAATTAAGTGAAGACAATCATTTAAAAATATTTGGTAAATTTTTAATGGTAAATAAACTCATTCCCTACCTTCAAAAAAAACAATGGGCAGAGTTTGCAAGAAGATATAATGGTGGTGGTTATAAACAGAATAAGTACGATGAAAAATTAGAGAAAGCGTATGCCGAATTTTCGAAAGGATTAGTGTGA
- a CDS encoding EVE domain-containing protein, with the protein MQYWLIKSDPETYDWNDIVKQKTDVWDGVRNYAARLHLRAMKKNDLVLFYHSGDDRCIKGIVRIAKEAYPDPTATEDDWTAVDITYVKPLKQDVSLAEIKAEPSLADILLIKISRLSVMPITTFQFQKILEMGKTGM; encoded by the coding sequence ATGCAATATTGGTTAATAAAATCAGATCCCGAAACTTACGATTGGAACGACATTGTAAAACAAAAAACAGATGTGTGGGATGGTGTAAGAAATTATGCCGCTCGTTTGCATTTGCGGGCCATGAAAAAAAATGATTTGGTGTTATTTTATCACAGTGGTGACGACCGTTGTATTAAAGGCATTGTGCGCATTGCAAAAGAAGCATATCCTGACCCAACAGCAACGGAAGACGACTGGACGGCAGTGGATATTACTTATGTAAAACCCCTGAAACAAGATGTGAGCCTTGCAGAAATAAAAGCAGAACCAAGTTTAGCAGATATTCTCCTAATTAAAATCAGCAGACTATCCGTAATGCCAATTACCACTTTTCAATTTCAGAAAATTTTGGAAATGGGGAAGACGGGGATGTGA
- a CDS encoding HAMP domain-containing histidine kinase: MSIPNFEKHNRWKYLLITTAFIFVTATLLYTNRLAGKIADEELQRVQQIADVYQYISTAENIEDYGFFIDLIQSNKTVPIISTDNNGNIIDFLNLDSVKASTNPQYLEKELLSMKNYADPIRFKISEENFQLIFFKHSYLYTQLRFYPIIQLFIIAAFLIFAYTLFNTARRSEQNRVWVGMAKETAHQLGTPISSLVAWVDYLKESSGDLEAKRNIMDEMEKDVKRLELIADRFSKVGSMPDLIERDITSELENSLDYIKRRSSKKVQFIFKHPQDIIIGKLNPTLFNWVIENLLKNALDAMEGTGTIQLLLTADNKHITIDVQDSGKGIPRTQFTTVFEPGFSTKKRGWGLGLTLAKRIVENYHGGKIFVKSSSPGKGTTFRIMLPHN, translated from the coding sequence ATGAGCATACCTAATTTTGAGAAACATAACCGATGGAAATATTTGCTGATAACTACAGCCTTCATTTTCGTAACTGCTACATTATTATATACCAATCGCTTAGCAGGAAAAATTGCAGATGAAGAATTACAACGTGTGCAGCAAATTGCGGATGTATATCAATACATCAGCACTGCAGAAAATATAGAAGATTATGGTTTTTTTATTGATCTGATTCAATCCAATAAAACAGTGCCTATCATCTCCACCGATAACAACGGTAACATCATTGATTTTCTGAATTTAGATAGTGTGAAGGCAAGTACAAATCCGCAATATTTAGAAAAAGAATTATTGTCAATGAAAAATTATGCGGATCCAATTCGTTTTAAAATTTCAGAAGAAAATTTCCAACTCATTTTTTTTAAACATTCATACTTATATACGCAATTGCGGTTTTATCCAATCATTCAACTATTTATTATTGCCGCATTTTTAATTTTTGCTTATACTTTATTTAATACCGCAAGACGCTCGGAACAAAATCGTGTTTGGGTAGGTATGGCAAAAGAAACAGCACATCAACTCGGCACACCTATTTCTTCTTTAGTGGCTTGGGTGGATTATTTAAAAGAAAGCAGTGGCGATTTAGAAGCCAAACGCAACATCATGGATGAGATGGAAAAAGATGTGAAACGATTAGAGTTAATTGCAGATAGATTTTCGAAAGTGGGTTCTATGCCAGACTTGATTGAAAGAGATATTACCAGCGAATTAGAAAATTCTTTAGACTATATAAAGCGTCGTTCATCAAAAAAAGTACAATTCATTTTTAAACATCCTCAAGATATAATTATCGGCAAATTAAATCCGACACTATTTAATTGGGTGATTGAAAATTTATTAAAAAATGCATTGGATGCAATGGAAGGAACCGGGACAATTCAATTGCTATTAACGGCGGATAATAAACATATCACAATAGATGTTCAGGACTCTGGAAAAGGAATTCCACGCACTCAATTTACTACTGTATTTGAACCGGGATTCAGCACTAAAAAAAGAGGCTGGGGCCTTGGGTTAACATTGGCAAAAAGAATAGTTGAAAATTATCATGGCGGAAAAATATTTGTCAAGTCTTCTAGTCCGGGAAAAGGAACTACCTTTCGAATAATGTTACCTCATAATTAG